From a single Mycolicibacterium mengxianglii genomic region:
- a CDS encoding acyl-CoA dehydrogenase family protein, protein MSFIENAERQALRKSVAAFASNYGQDYYLEKARAGQHTDELWSEAGKLGFIGVNLPLEYGGGGAGMYELSLVMEEMAAAGSALLMMVVSPAINGTIIAKFGTDDQKKRWLPGIADGAITMAFAITEPDAGSNSHRITTTARRDGSDWILNGQKVYISGVDQAQAVLVVGRAVRSDTGAKSESLRPALFVVPTDTPGLSYTKIDMEMVSPEFQFQLFLDDVRLPADALVGSEDAAIAQLFAGLNPERIMGAASAVGMGRFAISKATEYVKTRQVWKTPIGAHQGIAHPLAQNHIEIELAKLMMQKAATLYDNGDDLGAAEAANMAKYAAGEASVRAVDQAVQSLGGNGLTKEYGIASVLTASRLARIAPVSREMILNFVAQTSLGLPRSY, encoded by the coding sequence ATGAGCTTCATCGAGAACGCGGAACGGCAGGCGCTGCGCAAATCAGTGGCCGCGTTCGCGTCGAACTACGGTCAGGACTATTACCTGGAGAAAGCCCGCGCGGGCCAGCATACCGACGAATTATGGAGTGAGGCAGGCAAACTCGGCTTCATCGGGGTGAATCTGCCTTTGGAGTACGGCGGGGGCGGTGCCGGCATGTACGAGCTGTCGCTGGTCATGGAAGAGATGGCGGCCGCGGGGTCCGCGCTACTGATGATGGTGGTCTCCCCCGCGATCAACGGCACCATCATCGCCAAGTTCGGCACCGATGACCAGAAGAAGCGCTGGCTGCCCGGAATCGCCGACGGCGCCATCACCATGGCGTTCGCGATCACCGAACCCGACGCCGGGTCGAACTCGCACCGGATCACCACCACCGCGCGCCGCGATGGCAGCGACTGGATCCTCAACGGTCAGAAGGTCTACATCTCCGGCGTCGATCAGGCCCAGGCCGTCCTCGTCGTGGGCCGCGCCGTCCGGTCCGATACAGGGGCCAAGTCCGAATCTCTTCGTCCGGCGCTGTTCGTGGTGCCCACCGATACCCCAGGCCTGAGCTACACCAAGATCGACATGGAGATGGTCAGCCCGGAATTCCAGTTCCAGCTGTTCCTCGACGACGTGCGCCTCCCGGCCGACGCGCTGGTCGGCTCCGAGGATGCCGCGATCGCGCAGTTGTTCGCCGGGTTGAATCCCGAACGCATCATGGGCGCGGCCAGCGCCGTCGGCATGGGCCGCTTCGCGATCAGCAAAGCCACCGAGTACGTCAAGACGCGGCAGGTGTGGAAAACCCCGATCGGGGCGCACCAGGGCATCGCTCATCCGCTGGCGCAGAATCACATCGAGATCGAGTTGGCCAAGTTGATGATGCAGAAGGCCGCCACGCTCTATGACAACGGCGACGACCTCGGCGCCGCGGAGGCCGCCAACATGGCCAAATACGCCGCCGGCGAGGCGTCGGTGCGGGCCGTCGACCAGGCCGTGCAGTCTCTGGGCGGCAACGGGTTGACCAAGGAATACGGCATCGCGTCCGTGCTGACCGCGTCCAGACTCGCCCGCATCGCCCCGGTCAGCCGCGAGATGATCCTCAACTTCGTGGCCCAGACCTCACTGGGCCTGCCCCGCTCGTACTGA